One Triticum dicoccoides isolate Atlit2015 ecotype Zavitan chromosome 5B, WEW_v2.0, whole genome shotgun sequence genomic window carries:
- the LOC119312077 gene encoding renalase-like has translation MSAAAANVAVIGAGMTGAVCASLLAARGVAVTLFDSGRGPGGRMAQRREVMDDGTELRFDHGAPYFTVSNDEVARVVGGWEARGLVAEWKAMFACFDRETGKFRDFDKEGTMKKYVGVPGMNSICKSLCQEDGVVTKFGVTIGKMDWLQDRSSWSLASLDGKDLGSFDFVVATDKNIASQKVSGLTGKPPPLDLSVFPHLSAMIQDIPVRPCFALMLAFSEPLAMVPVQGFSFYNSDSLSWAFCDSSKPGRHVPPNSQSWVLRSTTEYASKVIDSMGPRKPSADALAKVAEELFREFQATGLNIPQPIFMKAHRWGGAFPAISIGGDDKCVWEKNMKLAICGDFCASPSVEGAVLSGMRGASKILGCLNLPSGL, from the exons ATGAGCGCCGCCGCGGCCAACGTCGCCGTCATCGGAGCCGGAA TGACGGGCGCCGTGTGCGCGTCGCTCCTAGCCGCGCGTGGGGTGGCGGTGACGCTCTTCGACTCCGGCCGCGGCCCCGGCGGCCGCATGGCGCAGCGGAG GGAGGTGATGGACGACGGCACGGAGCTGCGGTTCGACCACGGCGCGCCCTACTTCACCGTCAGCAACGACGAGGTCGCCCGGGTCGTGGGCGGGTGGGAGGCGCGGGGGCTCGTCGCCGAGTGGAAGGCCATGTTCGCCTGCTTCGATCGGGAGACCGGCAAATTCAGAGACTTCGATAAG GAGGGAACCATGAAGAAGTATGTTGGAGTTCCAGGCATGAACTCAATATGCAAATCCCTGTGTCAAGAGGATG GTGTGGTGACCAAATTTGGTGTCACTATTGGAAAGATGGATTGGCTTCAAGATAGGAGCTCATGGTCTTTGGCTAGCTTGGATGGCAAAGATCTTGGCAGTTTTGATTTTGTTGTGGCAACAGATAAGAACATAGCCTCACAAAAAGTTTCTGGGTTGACTGGAAAGCCACCGCCTCTTG ATTTGTCAGTATTTCCACACTTGTCAGCAATGATTCAAGATATCCCAGTTCGCCCCTGTTTTGCTCTGATGTTAGCGTTCTCAGAGCCTCTTGCGATG GTACCTGTCCAAGGGTTCTCTTTCTACAATTCTGATTCTCTAAGCTGGGCCTTTTGTGATAGTAGTAAGCCAGGACGTCATGTACCTCCTAATAG CCAATCGTGGGTGTTGCGTTCAACCACTGAGTATGCTTCTAAGGTAATAGACAGTATGGGTCCCCGGAAACCTTCAGCAGATGCCCTTGCTAAGGTTGCAGAGGAACTGTTCAGAGAATTTCAGGCTACAGGACTGAACATTCCACAGCCAATCTTTATGAAAGCTCATAGATG GGGTGGTGCTTTCCCAGCAATTTCTATTGGCGGTGATGATAAGTGTGTCTGGGAGAAGAACATGAAATTGGCTATCTGTGGAGATTTCTGCGCTAGTCCAAGTGTCGAAGGGGCTGTCCTTAGTGGCATGAGAGGAGCTTCCAAAATCCTTGGATGTTTAAACTTACCATCAGGGTTGTGA